The following coding sequences are from one Mycobacterium bourgelatii window:
- a CDS encoding MmpS family transport accessory protein encodes MFELFKRLWIPLTLVVVLVVGGYAVVRIRDTFIANAEVTSGEQLADNSKPFNPKRITYEISAASGASAKIDYLDEDGQPHFLEAASLPWSHTIVTTLPSMSANVVAQGSSDVGTLRCRVLVDGQVRDDRRSDSYAPFVYCLVKST; translated from the coding sequence GTGTTCGAATTGTTTAAGAGGCTCTGGATCCCGCTGACCCTTGTCGTCGTCCTGGTGGTGGGCGGGTACGCGGTTGTCCGTATTCGAGACACGTTCATCGCCAACGCCGAAGTGACCAGCGGCGAGCAACTCGCAGATAATTCCAAGCCGTTCAACCCCAAGCGCATCACCTACGAGATTTCGGCAGCATCCGGCGCCAGCGCGAAGATCGACTATCTCGACGAAGACGGCCAACCGCATTTCCTCGAGGCGGCGTCGTTACCGTGGTCGCACACCATCGTGACGACATTGCCCTCGATGTCGGCCAACGTTGTGGCGCAAGGCAGCAGTGACGTGGGTACGTTGCGATGCCGGGTACTCGTCGATGGCCAGGTGCGTGACGACCGGCGCAGCGACTCATACGCACCCTTCGTTTATTGCCTGGTGAAATCCACATGA
- a CDS encoding PfaD family polyunsaturated fatty acid/polyketide biosynthesis protein, translating to MGGEFVGGGSSDVSLVGTLPPIYPEWLGDRDFCDTHGLRFPYVTGAMANGIATPTLVVAMAEAGMLGFFGAGGLSYSDVERGLDAIQTRLAGRAGLAWGANLIHSPNEVALEARVAELFITRGVPVVEASAFMRLTPAVVHYALSGLSTDPAGNIIRKNQVMAKVSRPEVASLFMKPAPAEMVSALEAAGKLTAREAELSRYVPVAEDITVEADSGGHTDNRPLPALFSEIALLRDVLEQQHGLSRRVRVGAAGGLGTPQAVASAFAMGAAYVLTGSVNQSCLESGLSAEARQMLTKAGVADVMMAPASDMFEMGVNLQVLKRGTMFGPRARKLYEWYAGYPSLSALTDKHRAELEKILGSTVDEVWAETQRYWEQRDPSVLELAARDPKYQMALVFRWYLGRSSRWAINGEPGRVLDYQIWCGPSMGAFNSWVAGSYLEQSEHREAVQVALNLLEGAARISRAQQARSCGVPVPTTAFRYIPRPLSL from the coding sequence ATGGGCGGTGAGTTCGTGGGCGGCGGTTCGTCCGATGTGTCCCTGGTGGGGACGCTTCCGCCGATTTATCCAGAGTGGTTGGGCGACCGTGATTTTTGCGATACGCACGGGCTTCGCTTTCCCTATGTCACCGGGGCCATGGCGAATGGCATTGCAACACCAACACTTGTTGTCGCAATGGCAGAGGCCGGCATGCTCGGCTTCTTCGGCGCAGGAGGCCTTTCGTATTCCGATGTGGAGCGAGGACTGGACGCCATCCAAACCAGACTGGCCGGACGGGCCGGACTTGCCTGGGGCGCAAACCTGATCCACTCACCAAACGAGGTGGCACTCGAGGCGCGTGTTGCTGAGTTGTTCATCACGCGGGGCGTCCCTGTCGTCGAGGCATCTGCGTTCATGAGGCTCACGCCCGCGGTCGTCCACTACGCCCTTTCAGGTCTGTCGACCGATCCGGCTGGCAACATCATCCGCAAGAACCAAGTGATGGCGAAGGTATCCCGCCCCGAAGTCGCCAGTCTGTTCATGAAGCCCGCTCCGGCGGAGATGGTTTCGGCGCTCGAAGCGGCCGGCAAGCTGACCGCGCGTGAAGCCGAGCTTTCCCGATACGTGCCCGTGGCCGAGGACATCACCGTCGAGGCCGACAGCGGCGGACACACAGATAACCGTCCCCTGCCGGCACTTTTCTCAGAAATCGCACTGCTGCGAGACGTGCTCGAACAACAGCACGGCCTGAGCCGCCGGGTGCGTGTAGGCGCGGCCGGAGGTCTCGGTACACCGCAGGCGGTGGCCAGCGCGTTCGCGATGGGAGCTGCGTACGTGTTAACCGGCTCGGTCAACCAATCGTGCTTGGAGTCAGGCCTTTCTGCAGAGGCTCGCCAGATGCTCACCAAGGCCGGAGTGGCAGACGTGATGATGGCCCCAGCTTCCGACATGTTCGAGATGGGCGTCAACCTGCAGGTTCTCAAGCGTGGCACGATGTTCGGCCCGCGTGCGAGGAAGCTCTACGAATGGTATGCTGGCTATCCGAGCCTGTCCGCGCTGACGGATAAACACCGCGCGGAGCTGGAAAAGATTCTCGGCAGCACCGTAGACGAGGTCTGGGCGGAGACACAACGGTACTGGGAACAGCGCGACCCGTCGGTTCTCGAACTGGCGGCCCGAGACCCGAAGTATCAGATGGCGTTGGTGTTTCGTTGGTACCTAGGGCGATCCAGTCGGTGGGCCATCAACGGCGAACCCGGTCGCGTTCTGGACTACCAAATCTGGTGCGGTCCATCCATGGGAGCCTTCAACAGCTGGGTCGCCGGTAGCTATCTGGAGCAGTCTGAGCACCGTGAGGCCGTCCAAGTAGCGCTTAATCTGCTTGAAGGTGCCGCCCGAATCAGCCGCGCCCAGCAGGCCCGCAGTTGCGGTGTACCCGTGCCTACGACTGCTTTTCGCTACATTCCACGCCCGCTGTCCCTGTAG
- a CDS encoding acyl-CoA thioesterase, with amino-acid sequence MDNGYDSKSLLKIIEKCPVHFDDLDAFGMLYAGRYYPLVERGIIRGITKMGFPIGHEDMNVVIREMKLTFGAPIRRVGEVELEFWLARVSRSTATHEFVVRSEDGEHVRGYRTATKVNLATQRSAPWGDGILAAFGVKQLAAAV; translated from the coding sequence ATGGATAATGGATACGATAGCAAAAGCCTACTGAAGATCATTGAGAAATGCCCTGTGCATTTCGATGATCTGGACGCGTTTGGGATGCTCTACGCCGGACGCTACTATCCGCTCGTCGAACGCGGAATTATCAGGGGTATTACGAAGATGGGATTTCCGATTGGCCACGAAGACATGAACGTCGTCATTCGGGAAATGAAGTTGACTTTCGGTGCACCTATTCGCCGCGTGGGGGAGGTCGAGTTGGAGTTCTGGTTGGCTCGAGTCAGCCGCAGCACTGCCACTCACGAATTCGTGGTGCGCAGCGAAGATGGCGAGCACGTACGTGGGTACCGCACAGCCACCAAAGTCAACCTGGCAACCCAGCGGTCGGCGCCGTGGGGTGATGGAATCCTTGCCGCCTTCGGGGTAAAGCAACTCGCGGCTGCGGTGTAA
- a CDS encoding beta-ketoacyl synthase N-terminal-like domain-containing protein, translating into MKFEPIAIVGQGCVLPGGLSPDELWTTVLEGRDVLGPPQPDYWRIAVPKVVQDGKNGSTLDHAWSARGGYVRGFDEIFDAHGLLVGPDSFNGLDPLFLWVVEAGRQALESAGWRIGGAPGGTGVILGNLTFPTRTLVDLAENYWRGSEYKIDWRNRFMSAQPAHLLASALGLTGDATAIEAGCASSLYAIKLACDRLHDRTADVMLAGGVNGASDLLIHVFFTALHALSRSGQSRPFDSSGDGVVPAEGAAILALRRLEDAVAEGNRILGVIRGIGLSNDGRGRGLLVPFQKGQERAMRLAYAMAQLEPQDISFIECHATGTPRGDLTELTSMSSIFAGTTDIPIGSLKSNLGHTITASGAAGIIKVLAAMRAGIRPPTLHVTDPLPFIADSPFRVLTQAESWACDGPRRAAISNFGFGGNNAHLLLEEWVEPADTGNILSGSPITRPQIDDDIAIVGLSLLVGDGHNTASVAEHLKSGRSIVTDDSGMLRARMAEIHLDLRQASFPPCDLNQAQPQQLALLSAALDIDELIRELPPERTSVVVGMGCDTSATRSEMRVRLAAEIDDPKQLALARDNVAPPGTAASVVGAIPNIVANRLNSQFDLAGPSFTVYREELSGITALKMAARSLQRGEVDAAVVGAVDLSCEPIHEEAARVLLGTDQQIPGDAAVVMVVKRAADARRDGDCILATLPTDHEPHGDCVHLGTAPGASNLSPLLGHSHAASGLLHVAAGVLYGLLNVRPDGAPWTSQQQMVVVALRALGGQNEQVVIVPPPADRREIDARAGLFAPPRSRAGTPSWQQFLAHLPNVQLPAPTQQLEEPMTTCLPVPPPLPKAQEAERRVPLGAALIAMTPVDSLTVVSGDDARSHNVTDSPEALPPFQKALAKNRTDEETAVGAGKPIQPCRAAANDLPEPTVKRAPVGLTLDNNGLLVHSSGRISDIFGPRFKVQDDYHRQVRMPAPPMLLADRVLGIDAEPGKLDTGVLWTETDVTADGWWLHQGRMPAGIMIESGQADLMLISWMGIDSANKGDRVYRLLGFEVTFLGGLPEIGDTLRFDIHVDGHARQGDIRMFFFHYDCTVNGVERMLLRNGQAGFFSDEELAASRGILWRPEDETVSGPMDSTPSRTSRTSLDRADLEALAAGKVWQTFGHGFERAGSHTRTPCIAGGDMLLLDAVTELDFKGGPWGRGYLRAVSQVTPDDWYFTGHFKNDPCMPGTLMYEATLQAMAIYMTALGMTIEFDGWRFEPVPYETYKMRCRGQVTPQSRELVYEVFVRELIAGPEPTLFADLLCTVDGLPAFHCRRMGVKLSPGWLMDLGVKELEGHSETSTVAEVDGFRFDYRALLSSAIGRQSEAFGPLYQQFDTHRRMPRLPGPPYHFVSRVTELVGDIGVVQSGAEMVVEYDVPSDAWFFGANGTATMPNAVLMEVALQPCGFLANYIGCPLSYGEDVYFRNLDGTGQQHRLITPSTGTLRTRVRTKNVAKAAGVTIVSFSGEIHAENELVYTFETVFGYFGREALQRQVGLPVTDEQRRLLEMPCDGQVVDLRNGPLEFFGPGARLAESELLMIDRVTGRWPTAGTAGLGRWRAVKDIDPAAWFFKAHFYQDPVQPGSLGIEMLLQLLQFAMLDLGLGKEAGPLARFEPVALREAITWKYRGQVVPTNKQITSELEITGIAHDNDGILAVADAFLWVDGKRIYSVSNLAMRITGGAHDCQSRLDVGRSATAYETAAETATITIEKTIDPARDTWITDHCPTFVIPCLPMMSVVDLFAQAGSQASGAANVVEIADLELLRWITVDSPKRLRVIVDPVERGSFKARLEVWRDAPRAVLSRWETHAYATIVTADRYTGAPTPPDSLDGSTAFASPYDGTVFHGPAFACLMDGARIGRNGSSGALAIDRCKVPVGQVQPGLLDGALHIVPHTAMSVWATDHADVESYQKVKDPDAAFPRRVLWARFYSDVPVSGTVDVEARFVGFDDADCRMPVIDLWLSVAGTAWAQIRLAEILLPLGSLAGRSGPELRAFLGERRAVPRMSLSERSAHGVVTLDSAGLATLGWFKDTLNAVYHTDSQKDSLIADIAIKEAVADAAHNVIHPSQVQIVDGQVSCPTLPLEQICVEVEQPRQGGCRASASLQTDWEPVLSWSNDTLGTQQGDFADLLHWALLLRYVRHVIVTDPAAMSAIRGRPVLLLGNHQVQIESVLGTAIASWVTGTKVVTVAHAKHETGWIGELLRLVHAVTGTELRTVRYFDQRQPRQFFDVVEEIKSDAVSHAVSTMVHADGTRYVRSGQRVERVTSTLLDTAIDVSMPIVPVYFAGGLPEQPVGHKLEVPYRHAAQDYIFGRPILPDELRALPYAHRRSRVLEAINDLAPFSDAPNEPNYPAESRIAMAAGGASPLESIWVYINDALDGLPVDWRTTLSEGNWPGTCPTQGHFASARP; encoded by the coding sequence GTGAAGTTTGAGCCGATTGCGATAGTCGGCCAGGGCTGCGTCCTGCCCGGTGGCCTGAGTCCCGACGAGTTGTGGACGACAGTGCTCGAGGGACGTGATGTGCTCGGCCCACCGCAGCCCGACTATTGGCGCATTGCGGTGCCGAAGGTCGTACAAGACGGGAAGAACGGTTCTACCCTCGATCACGCCTGGTCTGCCCGCGGCGGATATGTACGAGGCTTCGACGAGATATTCGATGCTCACGGACTCCTCGTCGGGCCGGACTCGTTCAACGGGCTCGATCCGCTATTCCTGTGGGTCGTCGAGGCCGGCCGACAAGCTCTTGAAAGCGCCGGTTGGCGCATTGGGGGAGCGCCGGGCGGCACCGGGGTGATCCTTGGCAACCTGACTTTCCCGACGAGGACGCTGGTCGATCTAGCCGAAAACTACTGGCGCGGAAGCGAATACAAGATTGACTGGCGCAATCGTTTTATGTCCGCGCAACCAGCCCATCTTCTTGCCAGCGCACTTGGCTTGACTGGCGATGCGACAGCTATCGAGGCCGGATGCGCTTCCTCCTTGTATGCAATCAAGCTGGCATGCGATCGCCTCCACGACCGCACCGCGGACGTCATGCTTGCGGGGGGCGTCAACGGCGCCAGCGACCTTTTGATCCACGTATTCTTCACCGCACTACACGCGCTGAGTCGTTCGGGGCAATCACGGCCCTTCGACAGCAGTGGCGATGGAGTTGTCCCTGCCGAAGGAGCGGCCATTCTGGCGCTCAGGAGGCTAGAAGACGCGGTGGCCGAGGGTAACCGCATACTTGGCGTGATTCGCGGAATAGGCCTTAGCAACGACGGTCGTGGCCGCGGTCTGCTGGTGCCCTTTCAGAAAGGTCAAGAGCGGGCGATGCGGCTCGCTTATGCAATGGCCCAGCTTGAACCGCAGGATATCTCGTTCATAGAGTGCCATGCCACGGGTACCCCTCGTGGTGATCTCACGGAACTGACGAGCATGTCGAGCATCTTCGCCGGCACGACGGATATCCCCATCGGGTCACTCAAATCGAATCTGGGACATACCATCACGGCAAGCGGTGCCGCGGGTATCATCAAAGTACTCGCGGCAATGCGTGCCGGTATCCGCCCGCCGACGCTGCATGTCACGGATCCGCTGCCGTTTATTGCCGATTCCCCGTTCCGTGTGCTCACCCAGGCCGAGTCTTGGGCATGTGATGGACCGCGCCGTGCCGCGATCAGCAACTTCGGTTTCGGTGGCAACAACGCCCACCTCCTCCTCGAAGAATGGGTCGAGCCCGCCGACACGGGCAACATCCTTTCAGGCTCGCCGATCACCCGCCCTCAAATCGATGATGACATCGCGATCGTGGGGCTCAGCCTGCTAGTAGGTGATGGGCACAACACTGCGTCGGTCGCTGAACATCTGAAGTCTGGTCGGTCGATCGTTACCGACGACAGTGGCATGCTCCGCGCGCGGATGGCCGAAATCCATCTCGACCTTAGGCAAGCGAGTTTCCCCCCGTGCGATCTCAATCAGGCCCAGCCACAACAACTTGCTCTGCTCAGCGCCGCCCTCGATATCGACGAGCTGATCAGAGAGCTACCTCCGGAACGGACGAGCGTCGTCGTCGGGATGGGTTGCGACACCTCGGCGACACGATCCGAGATGCGAGTGCGGTTGGCTGCCGAGATCGACGACCCCAAGCAGTTGGCACTCGCCCGCGACAACGTGGCACCACCTGGTACCGCTGCCAGTGTGGTCGGTGCGATACCTAACATTGTGGCCAACCGCCTGAACAGCCAGTTCGACCTAGCTGGACCGAGTTTCACGGTATACAGGGAAGAACTGTCCGGCATCACGGCTCTCAAGATGGCCGCACGTTCATTGCAACGGGGTGAAGTCGACGCCGCGGTTGTCGGTGCGGTGGATCTCAGCTGCGAACCGATACATGAAGAGGCCGCACGTGTGCTGCTCGGGACGGACCAGCAGATACCGGGCGATGCGGCCGTCGTGATGGTGGTCAAACGCGCCGCAGACGCACGTCGCGACGGCGATTGCATCCTTGCCACCCTCCCGACAGACCATGAACCACACGGCGATTGTGTCCACTTGGGCACCGCGCCTGGCGCATCGAACCTTTCGCCGCTACTTGGGCATTCCCATGCAGCGTCGGGATTGCTTCACGTCGCGGCGGGGGTGCTATACGGGCTCCTGAACGTTCGGCCGGATGGCGCGCCGTGGACATCTCAACAGCAGATGGTTGTCGTCGCGCTCCGCGCGCTTGGTGGCCAGAACGAACAAGTCGTAATTGTGCCACCACCTGCCGACCGTCGGGAGATCGATGCTCGCGCTGGCCTATTCGCCCCGCCCCGATCCCGAGCCGGGACACCCTCCTGGCAGCAGTTCCTCGCCCACCTGCCCAATGTTCAATTGCCCGCGCCCACCCAGCAATTGGAGGAGCCGATGACAACATGCCTCCCAGTCCCGCCGCCCCTGCCCAAAGCCCAAGAGGCAGAGCGACGGGTGCCGCTGGGCGCGGCGCTGATCGCTATGACCCCGGTCGACTCCCTGACGGTAGTGTCCGGGGATGATGCGCGCTCGCATAATGTGACTGACTCGCCGGAGGCTCTGCCGCCGTTCCAGAAGGCATTGGCCAAGAACAGAACTGACGAGGAAACGGCTGTAGGGGCGGGGAAGCCGATCCAGCCATGCCGGGCCGCCGCGAACGACCTGCCAGAACCGACGGTCAAGCGCGCGCCGGTAGGTCTGACACTCGACAATAACGGCCTGCTGGTCCACTCATCGGGCAGAATCTCCGACATCTTCGGCCCAAGGTTCAAGGTCCAAGACGACTACCATCGACAGGTCCGGATGCCGGCGCCTCCAATGCTGCTCGCGGATCGCGTGTTAGGCATTGATGCGGAGCCCGGCAAGCTGGATACCGGAGTCTTGTGGACCGAAACCGACGTTACCGCCGACGGATGGTGGCTCCATCAGGGTCGGATGCCAGCTGGAATCATGATCGAAAGCGGCCAAGCCGATCTCATGCTCATCTCCTGGATGGGCATAGATTCTGCCAATAAAGGTGATCGGGTGTATCGCCTGCTGGGCTTCGAAGTGACCTTCCTCGGTGGTTTACCAGAGATCGGCGACACTCTCCGATTCGACATCCACGTGGACGGCCATGCGCGCCAGGGCGACATTCGGATGTTCTTCTTCCATTACGACTGCACGGTCAATGGAGTCGAGCGGATGCTGTTGCGCAACGGCCAGGCAGGATTCTTCTCCGATGAGGAGTTGGCGGCATCACGCGGGATTCTCTGGCGCCCCGAGGATGAGACGGTCAGTGGCCCCATGGATTCGACGCCTTCGCGAACGTCGCGCACCTCGTTGGATCGCGCCGATCTGGAGGCGTTGGCCGCCGGCAAGGTCTGGCAGACATTCGGACACGGCTTCGAGCGCGCGGGAAGCCACACCCGCACGCCGTGCATCGCGGGTGGCGACATGCTGTTGCTCGACGCCGTGACCGAGTTGGATTTTAAGGGCGGTCCTTGGGGCCGAGGTTATCTGCGGGCCGTCTCGCAGGTGACTCCCGACGACTGGTATTTCACGGGTCATTTCAAGAACGACCCATGCATGCCCGGCACGCTGATGTACGAGGCGACGCTACAGGCAATGGCCATATACATGACGGCTCTGGGAATGACCATAGAGTTCGATGGCTGGCGCTTTGAACCCGTGCCTTACGAGACCTATAAAATGCGGTGCCGCGGCCAGGTCACGCCGCAGTCCCGAGAGTTGGTCTACGAAGTGTTCGTGCGGGAGCTTATCGCCGGACCAGAGCCCACCCTGTTCGCCGATCTACTATGCACCGTCGACGGACTGCCGGCCTTCCATTGCCGTCGGATGGGGGTCAAACTCTCACCAGGGTGGCTGATGGACCTCGGCGTCAAAGAGCTTGAGGGACATAGCGAAACCTCTACCGTCGCCGAAGTGGACGGCTTCCGGTTTGACTACCGGGCACTACTTTCCAGCGCCATTGGCAGGCAATCCGAGGCTTTCGGCCCTCTCTACCAGCAGTTCGACACACACCGAAGGATGCCGAGACTGCCCGGGCCGCCTTACCACTTCGTGTCGCGAGTAACCGAGTTGGTCGGCGACATTGGCGTTGTGCAGTCCGGCGCCGAAATGGTCGTCGAGTACGACGTGCCCAGCGACGCCTGGTTTTTCGGCGCAAACGGGACGGCAACGATGCCGAACGCGGTCCTTATGGAGGTCGCGCTACAACCGTGCGGATTTCTTGCCAACTACATCGGCTGTCCACTGTCCTACGGTGAGGACGTCTACTTTCGCAACCTCGATGGAACAGGGCAGCAGCACCGGCTGATCACACCTTCGACCGGGACGTTGCGGACTAGGGTCAGAACGAAGAATGTCGCCAAAGCGGCCGGAGTCACCATCGTAAGCTTCAGCGGCGAGATCCACGCCGAAAATGAACTCGTCTACACATTCGAGACCGTCTTCGGGTACTTCGGCCGCGAAGCGCTACAGCGGCAGGTCGGGCTGCCGGTTACCGACGAGCAGCGCCGCCTGCTGGAGATGCCGTGCGACGGTCAGGTCGTCGACTTGCGCAACGGTCCGCTGGAATTCTTTGGTCCAGGAGCACGGCTGGCCGAGTCGGAGCTGCTAATGATCGACCGGGTGACGGGCCGTTGGCCAACCGCTGGCACCGCCGGACTCGGCCGGTGGCGTGCCGTCAAGGACATCGACCCGGCGGCATGGTTTTTCAAGGCGCACTTCTACCAAGATCCGGTCCAGCCTGGATCGTTGGGCATCGAAATGTTGCTCCAACTCTTGCAGTTCGCGATGCTCGACCTCGGGCTTGGCAAGGAAGCCGGACCGTTAGCGCGTTTTGAGCCAGTGGCCCTGCGTGAAGCGATCACGTGGAAGTATCGCGGTCAGGTTGTGCCCACTAACAAGCAGATCACCTCGGAGTTGGAGATCACCGGGATCGCGCACGACAACGACGGCATTCTGGCAGTTGCCGATGCCTTTTTGTGGGTTGACGGAAAGCGGATTTACAGCGTGAGCAACCTCGCCATGCGCATCACGGGTGGTGCACATGATTGCCAATCCCGGCTTGACGTCGGCCGGTCCGCCACCGCCTACGAGACCGCCGCCGAGACTGCCACGATAACGATCGAAAAGACCATCGATCCCGCCCGGGACACATGGATCACCGACCACTGCCCGACGTTTGTAATCCCCTGTCTGCCAATGATGTCGGTGGTAGACCTATTCGCACAGGCAGGAAGCCAGGCGAGTGGCGCGGCCAATGTAGTCGAGATCGCCGACCTGGAGCTGCTTCGTTGGATCACGGTCGACTCGCCAAAGCGGCTGCGGGTGATAGTCGATCCGGTCGAGAGGGGAAGCTTCAAAGCCCGCTTGGAGGTATGGCGAGATGCGCCGCGAGCAGTGCTGTCGCGCTGGGAGACTCACGCCTACGCCACTATCGTGACGGCAGACCGTTACACAGGTGCACCGACACCACCGGACTCGCTCGACGGCTCGACAGCTTTCGCCAGCCCGTACGACGGCACGGTCTTCCATGGGCCGGCGTTCGCATGCCTGATGGACGGGGCTCGGATAGGCCGCAACGGCTCATCCGGGGCACTCGCGATCGATCGTTGCAAAGTTCCTGTGGGGCAGGTACAGCCGGGGCTTCTCGACGGCGCGCTGCACATCGTTCCCCATACCGCGATGAGTGTCTGGGCCACCGACCACGCGGATGTCGAGTCCTATCAGAAGGTCAAGGATCCGGATGCAGCGTTTCCGCGCCGTGTGCTTTGGGCGCGCTTCTACAGTGATGTTCCCGTCTCGGGGACGGTAGATGTGGAAGCCCGATTCGTCGGATTTGACGACGCTGACTGCCGCATGCCGGTGATAGATCTGTGGCTCAGCGTCGCGGGCACTGCCTGGGCGCAAATCCGCCTCGCCGAAATCTTGCTGCCCTTGGGCTCTCTGGCCGGGCGCAGTGGCCCCGAGCTACGTGCATTTCTTGGTGAGCGGCGCGCGGTGCCCAGGATGTCATTGAGCGAACGGTCGGCGCACGGAGTGGTCACGCTCGATTCTGCCGGTTTGGCGACGCTGGGCTGGTTCAAAGACACCCTAAACGCGGTGTATCACACTGACAGTCAGAAGGATTCGCTGATCGCTGATATCGCGATCAAGGAAGCAGTTGCGGATGCCGCCCATAACGTCATCCACCCGTCACAGGTTCAGATCGTCGATGGGCAGGTGAGCTGTCCTACCCTGCCATTGGAACAAATTTGTGTCGAAGTGGAGCAACCACGGCAGGGCGGGTGCCGTGCGAGCGCGTCGTTGCAGACTGACTGGGAACCTGTGCTCAGCTGGTCGAACGACACGCTGGGCACGCAGCAGGGCGATTTCGCCGATCTTCTCCATTGGGCCCTGCTGTTGCGCTACGTCCGACACGTGATCGTCACAGATCCGGCTGCGATGTCAGCAATCCGTGGTCGGCCCGTATTGCTGTTGGGCAACCACCAGGTGCAGATCGAGTCGGTCTTGGGCACGGCGATAGCCTCATGGGTGACCGGTACCAAGGTGGTGACGGTTGCGCATGCCAAGCATGAAACCGGTTGGATCGGAGAGCTGTTGCGGCTCGTTCACGCCGTCACGGGCACAGAATTAAGGACCGTCCGGTACTTCGACCAGCGACAACCACGGCAATTCTTCGATGTGGTGGAGGAAATCAAAAGCGACGCTGTCAGCCACGCGGTTTCAACGATGGTGCATGCCGACGGAACCCGATATGTGCGCTCCGGTCAGCGCGTCGAGAGAGTGACCTCCACTCTCTTGGACACCGCGATCGACGTGTCCATGCCGATCGTTCCGGTGTACTTCGCGGGGGGCCTGCCTGAGCAACCGGTGGGTCACAAACTTGAGGTGCCCTATCGCCATGCCGCGCAGGACTACATTTTCGGTCGACCGATCCTGCCCGACGAGTTGCGCGCGTTGCCATACGCTCACCGTCGAAGCCGTGTCCTCGAGGCTATCAACGACCTTGCCCCGTTCAGTGATGCGCCGAATGAGCCAAATTACCCTGCAGAAAGCCGGATCGCGATGGCCGCCGGGGGCGCATCCCCACTTGAGTCGATATGGGTTTATATCAACGATGCATTGGACGGCCTTCCGGTGGATTGGCGAACCACCCTCAGCGAAGGTAATTGGCCGGGAACGTGCCCAACCCAGGGTCACTTTGCATCCGCACGGCCGTAG